The following nucleotide sequence is from Deltaproteobacteria bacterium.
GCGCAGATCCTCGATGAAGGCCGACTCGCTGAACGGGCGGTAGAGCAGGTTGCCGTCGCGCTCGTCCTCGCGCAGATCGCGGCGGATCCCGTAGACGCGGCACTCGATGCCGGTGCGCTTGAGCAGCTCGGGCAGCTCCTGATGCGTGGTGTACGTCTGGTAGACGAGCAGGTGCGATCCGCGCTCGCTTCGCGCGGCGAGGATCTCGGGCCGGAGGACCGGCGGGTGCAGCGAGGTGCGCTTCTTCCGGATCGGCGGCCGGAAGAACGTCGTGATCAGGTAGTGGTACGCGCCGGGCACCTTCGCCTTGATGATCCCCTTGGCGATCTGGAACGAGGCCTCGTGCCCAGCGATCACATCCCTTTCGTGCCGGCAGCGATTCACGATCTGCATGTTGTCGACGGAGATCACGGGGATGCCGTGGTTGACGCCGTACAGGTAGCTCCAGCTCTCGAAGTCGCTGATCACCGCGTCCGGTCGGAAGCCGTCGGCAATCTCGAAGTACGTCTTGATGTTCCGCGGCCATCCGCCGGTCAGGGCGCCCTTCACGTTCTCCAACAGCGTGCGGAAGTTCCGCACCTCGTTGTCCTCGGTGACGATGGTGAAGCCCCAAATCTTCTTCACCTGGAGATGATCGCTGGCGCGCTTCGCCAGATAGTCGTGGGCGCGGCCGGAGACCACCACCTGCACGTCGTGGCGCTGCACCAGCTCGTCGAGCACCACCCGCGACCGGATCGCGTGCCCCATCCCCTCGCCGACGACGCCGTAGAGGATTCGCATCGGTCAGCTCTCCTCGGCGATCCGCTCGAGCAGCAGCGGGCGATCCGGCGGCGCGGCGTCGGCGATGGCCACGGCTTGCCGGAACCGCGCCGCGCCAGCGTCGAGCAGCTCCTCGCTCGCCGCGTGCAGCTCGGCGAGCGTCTCTCCGGCCCGAACCGTGTCGCCCGGCCGTTTCCGCAGAAGGAGACCGGCGGCGGGATCGACGGCATCCTCCTTACGCGCGCGGCCTGCGCCGAGCTCCACCGCGGCGAGGCCGACGAGGCCGGCGTCCAGGGCCGAGAGCATTCCGGATCGCTCCGCGCGCACGTCGCGCCGGTAGCGCGGTTGTGGCAATCGCGCGGGTTCGTCCACCACCCTGGGGTCCCCGCCCTGGGCATCGACGAGCTCCGCGAATCTGCGCAGCGCGCTCCCGTCCGCGAGCGCGCGTTCCAGCCGCGCCCGGCCCCCGCTGGCTCCCGCCAGCTCGAGCATCTCGACTCCGAGCAACAAAGTGAGCTCGCGGACGTCCGCGGGTCCTGCCCCGCGCAGGATCTCGATCGATTCGCGGACCTCGACCGCGTTGCCGACGGCGTTGCCGAGCGGGAAGTCCATGCGCGTGAGCAGCGCCACGCAATCGCGGCCGACAGCGCGGCAGAGGTCGACCATCGTCTGCGCGAGCTCCCGCGCATCGGGCAGTGTCTTCATGAACGCGCCTTGGCCGACCTTGACGTCCAGCACCAGCCCATCGATGCCTTCCGCCAGCTTCTTGCTCAGGATGCTCGAGGCGATGAGCGGCACCGACTCCACCGTGGCAGTGGCATCGCGCAGCGCATACAGCTTGCGATCGGCCGGCGCGATCTGCGCCGTCTGTCCGATCAGGCAGACCCCCAGGCGATCGACCAGCTCGACGAAACGCGCGAGCGGAAGATCGACGCGGAAGCCGGGAATGCTCTCCAGCTTGTCGAGGGTGCCGCCGGTGTGCCCGAGGCCGCGTCCGGAGACCATCGGCACGCGCACGCCGCAGACCGCCGCCAGCGGAGCCAGCGGGAGGGAGATCTTGTCGCCGACCCCGCCGGTGGAGTGCTTGTCCACCTTGCGCCCGGGGATACCCGAGAGGTCGACCACCTGGCCCGAATGCAGCATCGCCTGCAGCCAATGCGGCAGCTCGGCGCGCGGGTCGAGGCCCCGGAAGAAGACCGCCATGAGGAAAGCCGACAGCTGCTCGTCTGCGATCTCGCCGGTGGTCGCGCCACGGACGATGAAACGCAGCTCTTCGGGATCGAGGGTGCCGCCATCGCGCTTCTTCCGGATCAGGTCGTAGGCGCGCATCCCGGCCGGCAGGGTGGCCGAACGTCGGCGAAGCGTCAATCTTGGAAGCCATGACCACGGATCTGCAGTGCCGGTGCGGACGCCTTCTGTACGTCTCCTCCCCTGGACGGGTTTCCACCTTCGTCCGCGAGGGATAGAACGCGTTCGTGACCATCGAGCCGGGACCGGGGGCGCAGGCGTATTCCGACGAGCTTCGCGCGCGTCTTTCGGGCGCCGTCGCGAAGCGCAGCCAGTTCCGAACCCGCCATCTTCGGGCGGATGGCACGCCGCAATGGACGAACCGCCTCGCGCTGGAAACCTCGCCCTACCTCTTGCAGCACGCGCACAATCCCGTCGACTGGCGCCCATGGGGCGACGAGGCGTTCGCCGAAGCGCGCGGCCTCGATCGGCCAGTGTTCCTCAGCATCGGTTACGCCACCTGTCACTGGTGCCACGTGATGGAGGAGGAATCGTTCGAGTCGCCCGACGTCGCCCGGATCCTCAACGAGCGTTTCGTCCCGGTGAAGGTCGACCGGGAGGAGCGGCCCGACGTCGACGCCATCTACATGCAGGCCGTGCAGATGCTGACGCAGCACGGCGGCTGGCCGATGAGCGTCTTCCTCACTCCCGACCGGAAGCCGTTCTTCGCAGGGACCTACTTTCCCGCGCGCGACGGAGAGCGTGGAGCGCGCTTTGGCTTCGCGACCATCCTCCAGGAGCTCGATCGGGTCTGGCATGAGGAGCGCGCCCGCGCCACACGCTCGGCGGAGCAGATCGCCGAGGCCGTCCAGCAGAGCCTGGCGGCGGATGCATCGACCGGGCTCCCGGAAGTGCACGTTCTGCATGGCGCGATGAGCTACTACGCCCAGGTCTTCGATCCTCGCGAAGGCGGCGTGCGGCGGGCGCCGAAGTTCCCCTCCAGCATGAACGTGCGCTTCCTGCTCCGCTACTGGAAGCGGACCGGCGACGAGCAGGCACTGACCATGGCCCGGCTCACGCTCGAGAAGATGGCGCTCGGCGGGATCTACGATCAGGTCGGCGGGGGCTTCCACCGGTACTCGACCGACGCGCGCTGGCTCGTACCCCACTTCGAGAAGATGTTGTACGACAACGCGCTGCTCGCCATCGCCTACACGGAGGCGTGGCAGGCCACGCAGGACCCGCTCTTCCTCCGCATCGCCTGCGAGATCCTCGACTACGTCGCCCGCGAGATGAGCGACCGCTCCGGCCCCTTCTGGTCGGCGACCGATGCGGACAGCGAGGGGGAGGAAGGGACGTTTTTCGTCTGGACGCCGGCGGAGCTTCGGGAAGTGCTCGGGAGCGACGACGGCGCGCGCGCCGCACAGCTGTTTCAGGTCACCGACGAAGGGAACTTCGAGGGAAAGAACGTGCTCGCGCTGGCGCGGGTGCCCGACGCAGACGACCTGGCCTTCCTCGAGCGCATCCGGCCGAAGCTGTATGCGGCCCGCGCCCGGCGGCCTCCACCCCTGACCGACACGAAGATCCTCACTGCCTGGAACGGATTGATGATCTCCGCCTTCGCGCGAGCCGGTCTCGCGTTTGCCCGCGAGGACTACGTCACCCGCGCTGCGCGGGCGGCGGATGCGCTCCTGGCGCTCCACGATCGCCCCGACGGTCTGCGGCGCACTGGACGGCATGCCGGCTTGCTGGAGGACTACGCGTTCCTCGCCGCCGCCGAAGTCGATCTGTTCGAGGCCACCGGTGAAGCCCGGTGGCTGTCGGCGGCGCGCAAGCTGCACGAGGTGCTCGCGCAGCGGTTCGCGCACCCCGAGGGCGGGTTCTTCCGCACGCCTGCGGACCACGAAGCCCTGCTCGCCCGCGAGAAGCCGGCCTACGACGGGGCGGAACCGACGGGAAATTCGGTCGCCGCGCTCACGCTCCTGCGGCTCGACGCGCTCACCGGCGAAGGGCAATTCCGCGCCCAGGCGGAAAAGCTGTTGCGCTCGTTTGGAGCCCTTCTCGCCGGCGCGCCGGCGGCGCTCGGGGAGATGCTGCTCTCCGTGGACTTTCTCCTCTCGGAGGCGTGCGAAGTCGTGCTCGTCCGGCCACGGGGAAGAGGGGATCGGGAGTTGGTCGACGTCGTGCGGACGCGGTTCTCCCCTTCGCAAGTGCTCATTCGCCACGAAGAGGGGAACGCGCCGGCGACGCCGCTCGCAGCGGATCGGCCCGCTCAGGCTGGCAAAGCCACCGCCTATGTCTGCGTGCGCGGCGCGTGCCAGCTTCCCGTGAACGAGCCGCAGCCGCTCGGCGCGCTGCTCGACCGCAACGCGCCGGCCGGAGCTACATCCTAGGCGGCATGCTCTTCGACTCCCTGCAGCTCCGCGACGTGATCCTCCGCAACCGGATCGTCGTCTCGCCGATGTGCCAGTACTCGAGCGAGGACGGATTTCCGAACGATTGGCATTTCGTTCACCTGGGCTCCCGGGCGGTGGGTGGCGCCGGGCTGGTGTTCACCGAGGCGAGCGCGGTGACTCCGGAGGGCAGGATCTCTCCGCAGGATCTGGGCATCTGGAAGGACGAGCACGTCGAACCGCTGGCGCGGATCGCCCGCTTCATCGAGGCACAGGGAGCTACGGCGGGGATGCAGCTTGCGCATTCCGGGCGCAAGGCGTCCACGCAGCAGCCGTGGAAAGGGAGCCGCGTCCTCGCGCCGGGTGAAGACGGCGGCTTTCGTCCGATCCTGGCGCCGAGCCGGATCCCGTTTCGCCCCGAGGACCCCGTGCCCGAGGAGCTCGATGCGCGAGGCATTGCCCGGATCGTCCGGGCATTCGGCGACGCCGCGGAGCGCGC
It contains:
- a CDS encoding thymidine phosphorylase — encoded protein: MRAYDLIRKKRDGGTLDPEELRFIVRGATTGEIADEQLSAFLMAVFFRGLDPRAELPHWLQAMLHSGQVVDLSGIPGRKVDKHSTGGVGDKISLPLAPLAAVCGVRVPMVSGRGLGHTGGTLDKLESIPGFRVDLPLARFVELVDRLGVCLIGQTAQIAPADRKLYALRDATATVESVPLIASSILSKKLAEGIDGLVLDVKVGQGAFMKTLPDARELAQTMVDLCRAVGRDCVALLTRMDFPLGNAVGNAVEVRESIEILRGAGPADVRELTLLLGVEMLELAGASGGRARLERALADGSALRRFAELVDAQGGDPRVVDEPARLPQPRYRRDVRAERSGMLSALDAGLVGLAAVELGAGRARKEDAVDPAAGLLLRKRPGDTVRAGETLAELHAASEELLDAGAARFRQAVAIADAAPPDRPLLLERIAEES
- a CDS encoding thioredoxin domain-containing protein, with the translated sequence MEPGPGAQAYSDELRARLSGAVAKRSQFRTRHLRADGTPQWTNRLALETSPYLLQHAHNPVDWRPWGDEAFAEARGLDRPVFLSIGYATCHWCHVMEEESFESPDVARILNERFVPVKVDREERPDVDAIYMQAVQMLTQHGGWPMSVFLTPDRKPFFAGTYFPARDGERGARFGFATILQELDRVWHEERARATRSAEQIAEAVQQSLAADASTGLPEVHVLHGAMSYYAQVFDPREGGVRRAPKFPSSMNVRFLLRYWKRTGDEQALTMARLTLEKMALGGIYDQVGGGFHRYSTDARWLVPHFEKMLYDNALLAIAYTEAWQATQDPLFLRIACEILDYVAREMSDRSGPFWSATDADSEGEEGTFFVWTPAELREVLGSDDGARAAQLFQVTDEGNFEGKNVLALARVPDADDLAFLERIRPKLYAARARRPPPLTDTKILTAWNGLMISAFARAGLAFAREDYVTRAARAADALLALHDRPDGLRRTGRHAGLLEDYAFLAAAEVDLFEATGEARWLSAARKLHEVLAQRFAHPEGGFFRTPADHEALLAREKPAYDGAEPTGNSVAALTLLRLDALTGEGQFRAQAEKLLRSFGALLAGAPAALGEMLLSVDFLLSEACEVVLVRPRGRGDRELVDVVRTRFSPSQVLIRHEEGNAPATPLAADRPAQAGKATAYVCVRGACQLPVNEPQPLGALLDRNAPAGATS
- a CDS encoding teichoic acid biosynthesis protein: MRILYGVVGEGMGHAIRSRVVLDELVQRHDVQVVVSGRAHDYLAKRASDHLQVKKIWGFTIVTEDNEVRNFRTLLENVKGALTGGWPRNIKTYFEIADGFRPDAVISDFESWSYLYGVNHGIPVISVDNMQIVNRCRHERDVIAGHEASFQIAKGIIKAKVPGAYHYLITTFFRPPIRKKRTSLHPPVLRPEILAARSERGSHLLVYQTYTTHQELPELLKRTGIECRVYGIRRDLREDERDGNLLYRPFSESAFIEDLRTARAVVASAGFTLMGEAVYLHKPMLAEPVAKQFEQILNARYLEKEGYGLYAEDITDAKLSEFLDRLPEFERNLSLYSQDGNEDLLVKLEAVLESAARGIPPEAEA